GACTTGTGTATGTGAGGGTGTGACTGCATGTGAGGGTGTGACTGAGTGTGCATGTGGGCGTGTGActtgtgcatgtgtgggtgtgacATGTGTATGTCAGGGTGTGACTGTTGTGCATGTGAGGGTGTGACTGAGTGTATGTGAGGGTGTGACTGAGTTTACATATTAGGGTGTGACTGAGTGTGCATGTGAGGGTGTGACTGCATGTGAGAGGGTGTGACGTGCACGTGAAGGCTTGATTGTGAGTGTGCATAGGAGGCTGTGAGTGAGTGCACGTGAGGGTGTGACTGTACCTGTGGCATGAGTGTGCATGTAGGGCATGTGGGGAGGAATGTAGGTGAGTGCCCGGGCGCCTGGGCAGGTGTGTCTGCACAGTGTGTGGCATGTGCATGAGGAACTGCATGTGAATGTGCGTGTGttgcatgtgagtgtgtgcatgcccgtacatgtgcatatgtatgtgagCATTGTGTGCGTGATGGGAGCCGTGGGTGCTGTGTGGACAGCCCCTCTGCCCCTCCCGTGGTCTCCCACGTCCAGCATCCACCTGAGAGAGGAGGGAGCTGCCTTCCCATTCTGCAGAGTCTGTGTGCTGCGGCCCCACAGAGGCAAGTGGAGGAGCTGGGATGTGAACCTGGGACCCCAGGGTAGGGGGCTGCTTGGCTGTGGACCCTACCCCTCAGGAGAACCCAGGGTCCACCTCTAGAGGACTCGTTCCAGGGGCGGGGGCCTCCTCACCCAGGGCTCAATGAGCGGCTGTCTGTTTCTTGGCTTGAGTGCTGCCGAGTGCTCCCTGCTGCTGCGCCCACCCTCCCAGGGAGACGCGAGCCCCTAGCTCCCTGTGTTGGTGACCCTGACCCACCCCGTCCACCATCAGCAGCTGGCTGCTGTCTCTGGGGGGCTGGGCACCAGCCTCCTGGAGGCCACGTGCCTGGGTCCACATGGAGGGTCCCGGTGGGGGCATCATCCTGGGTCCCGTGAGTGAGGCTGGCAGGTGACCAGTCACACTGTGGCGAAGGCAGGTTCCCATTGGGGGCATCAAGGCCAGGGGGATCGAGGCTCTGGAAGCTCAAGGGGGCTGTGGCCTTGGGGCCCAGCTGAGTTTCCAGCTGGCAGCCAGGTCCTTGAGGGAAGGAGTGTGGACAGAATCCGAGGTCCCCTAAGCTGATGGGCTTCCCTGTCTCCCCTGCCAGCCCTGACCCACTGAACAGGGGACTCTTTCCAGCCCCGAGAGCTCCTGGTCTGTGTCCCCAGCAGAAGGTGGGGtggctcctgcctcaccctctgccCAGCCCTGATCCAGGCCACAGCCATCTAGGGCCCCAGAAggaggggcaggaggcagggTGGCTTCCGGAACCTGAGGGTTGGCTCGGGTTGGGTCTGTCCTTGGGGCTGCACTGCTGGATCCCAGGAGCTGGAACAGCCCCATGGCCAGGGTGACGGAAATCCTTGGCTGCATGCAGACACAGACCCACCCCGGACTGGGCTGTCCCCGGAGCGCAGACACATCACCCTGGGAAGGGGCAGCTGGGCCTGAAGTGtgctgggcaggggctgggcgCCCTGGTGGTGGGTTCTCCAGGGGGCTGGGCCTCTCCCCAGGAAGGAAGGTGGGAAGCACACGCATGACCCGGGGTTCCTGAGGCGGGTCCGCCAAGTTGCTTCTGAGATGCCTTCGCTTCTCTCCTGGCCGTCTGACAATGGATATCTGTTCTAATTCCACTCTGGCTAAACTGAAAGTAAAGATCCTTAAGCTTACATGTGTCTACCCCTCAGAgtcagaataaaaacaaaagcgcCCGAGTCTCCAGCAGGCATGAGGAGTGTGTGGGTTTCTCTCTGCCCTCTCCGCCGTTGGCTGGCCTGGCTCGAGGTTTTAACCGTCTGGAATTTGTGAGTCACACGCAGTGCCCTCGGGCTTTGGGCCTTTCGTGTCCGAAGCTTTTAGGAATTAGAAGATGGCCTTCCCAAGTTTCTGCCTTCTCTGTACATTTTCTACTGGCTTCGAGTCTCACTGTTTCCTGTGCTGCTtccccaggtgggaggatcaattttGAAGGATTTCTTGGGGGTGTGGTGCCCATCTTTGagcaatatttgttgagcacctgaGATCGTAGCGTAGGACCCCGCAAAGCCAGGCATGTCCTTGTGTTGCCTTTGCAGTGGACAGGCAGCCGCAGCTGggggagatcagcctgggcggcGTCCCCGTCAGAACCAGGGCTGGAGGGGTGGCCCAGGCACACAGAGAGAGGGCTGAGCCTGGGTCTATGACTGCCCTGAGACCCAGCCTCTGGGAGCCGCTGCTTCTGCATCCAGAATATGGGGCAGGAACCTGCCCATCCTCCTCCCTGGGTggggtgggctgggctgggccggGTAGGTGGGGCTGTGGGGGCTGTGGGGAGAGCATGATGCTGCAGGGTTCCCGGGGGAGCCCCCATCATGGTCCCTTCTGGAAACAGCCCTTTTTGTTACCTCCAGCCACAAGTCTGGGGTCCCTGGATCCCAAAGCTGGAAGCGACCCTGAGGCCACTGCGCCTGTTCCCTGGCACCTGGAGTTGTGGGGACACACCCTGACTGCAGGGTGAAGGGAGCCAGCCGGGCATCCCTCAAGACCTGGGGGCTTGGTTAAGCCCCCACCAGAGTGGACCCATCCACTCCCAGGCCTGCAGGAGACGGCGAGGTTCCAGGGGCCCAGGACATCCACTCTGGCCACTGAGGCCGATCCCTTAGCAAGTCGGTTCTGGCTTCTCTTGTTTCTATAAAAACACCAAGACTGAAGGAAGCCACCGTGTGTTTTAATAGAGCAGTGTCTCCCAGTTAAGTGGTGGGACAGAGAGGAACCACCAGGCAGGTCGTCAGCCGTGCCCTTCCCTCTCAGGCTAGCCTCGAGGACACTGGTCTGATTGTCCCTGTGTCTCTCCCGGGCAGTTCTGCCTGGTCCCTAACCGTGGGCCTCCCTGCTTTGTTCGGCCCTCCCCCGACGTAGGGTCTGGAGGGGCCCCTAGTGTACGTCACCCACAGGGCTCCCTTCAGCTCTGCAATCTGTTGACAAAGCCACAACCACAGACGATCTCCGGGACCTACAGGCCCCAGCTGGTGGGTGGCACTGGCTGGccctgggctcagctgggtgccCCCGGCCCGCAGAGCTGGGCACAGATGGCTGTTCTGAAGGCCGGGGGTGTCTGGGCCCCTTGCTGTCCCCTCGGCTTCTACACCTGAAGCTGCCCCCGATGAGGGGTCCCCCCCGGGGCCTCCCCAGACTCATGGGACTGAGTAGGGGGTCAGACCTGGGCTCAGAGGATGGCACCTCACATCAGAGGGACCCACCTTGACAACCAAACCCTTCCTGTGGGGTTTCGAGGTCTGGGTTCTCCACAGGCCCTAATTGCAAAAGGCTGGGTTTGCCTCCTCCGAGCAGCCCCTCGAACACAGGCAGTGCCCCCTCCTCAAGCGGGTGCACACGGCAATGGCTGGGCCGGGTCCTAGCAGCAGCAGGAGTTCCCGCTGGGACAAGGGAAGGTCTTTGGGTGAGCCTAGGGAGCCCCAAGTGTTAGCAGTCGAATCCTCTTTCTAATAAAATCTCACATGGACCCAACACAGGAGACAGGAGGGCTGTGCTGACTGGTGTGGCAGGGCCGCCCGCTGTGCCCCCCATGTCCAGTCTCACGCCGTGGGGTCCCACTTTTCCCAGTCGGCCCCCAGGCAGCAGCCCTTCTTGGCCCTCATGATTCACCAAGCAGCAGGGCCAGGGCTCAGGCTGTCTCAGAGCCCCCGGAGTGCTTGAGCTCTCCGGGAAGCCCTGCCCGTCCTGCCCATCAGAGCCGCAGGAGGCCGTGCCAGCAGGTGAGGGCCGCGTGCTGCAGGTGCAGGACAAGGCTGAGGAGCCGGGCCCGCAGGTCCTCCAGTGCCGTTGCCACGGGCTTGGCCCGGCCGCAGTACAGGCCCAGGGCCAGCACGAGAAGGACGCACACGCACAGCCGCAGGAGCAGGGAGCCGCTGTGTGGCCTGGGCCTGCCGGGCACTGTGGCCAGAGGGCGGGCAGGGTCAGCGCCAGCCAGCCCCACCCTTCCCTGGAGGACTGGGGCTGGTGGGGAAGGGATGGGGAGATTCCGCCCTATCCCTGCCCATGGCCCCTCCCTAGCCTCGTGGGGCCTCCTTGCAACAAGAGCCCCCCCACTGGGGCCTCCTCAGCGGCCCTGGCCCTGTGACACCTCCCTTGGGGAGGGAGTGCGGGTGGGTGCCCCGAAGGAGGGGGCAGTGCGGTACAGGGATGTGGGCTCGGAACTCACCCCTGACAGTGGCCGTGGTGTTCCTGTCAGCAATGTCTGGGAAGGAGAACGGAGCGTCGGCTGGGAGGTACTTGCCTCAGTCCATCGGGTGTTGCTGCCCTCTCGCCTCACCCTGCACCCCCAAAGGACCCCTGAGACTATTCCTGGGTCAGAGACCCAGGTCCAGCCAGGTCCTGACGCTTCCTCAAGGGGACAGTCATGATTCGAGAAGCCGCCGCCATGTTTTCCTCCAGTTGCCATTTGACGGACCAGGACTGTGTGTCTGGGTGACCCCACAGGCCCAGGGGTTCTGCCACTGAAGACAGGTGGCCATGGCCCCCCCATGTCCTGGGCCCGGCCAGAGCTGGGTGGTGTGGCCGGAGTCCCCGCCTCCCTCTGCCCGACCCCATCCTCTCCCAGACGCTTGCTGCGGGTGCCCTCTTACAGTGGACGGTCACCGCCGGGGGTTCTCGGAACCGCACATGCCTCGAGGTCCTCTGGGGCTCGGCCTCTGGGCAGTGATGCTCCGGCCGGCTCCTTTTCAGGATGGAGGGGGGGCACTTCTTGTTGTCCTGGGACAGGGGCAAAAAGCAGACTGGTGAGTCCCCGGCAGGAGGCCGACGGGGACCCAGGTCTGAGCCGTGTGGGGCCCAGCAGCACCGTCCTGGAACCTGTACCCTGTCCCGGCTGGTGTGCGATGCTGGGCCTGTCACTTCCTGTGGGGTGAGGGGCAGCTCCTGGACAGGCACTGCTGGGCAGCCAGACTCAGCCTCAGGGGCCCAGGCAAGACAGAGCCCCTCCTGCCCCCGACTCTTCACGCAAGGCCCCACTGAGCCTCTTCCTCTGCCCGCTGTCTCG
This genomic window from Piliocolobus tephrosceles isolate RC106 chromosome 6, ASM277652v3, whole genome shotgun sequence contains:
- the C6H14orf180 gene encoding nutritionally-regulated adipose and cardiac enriched protein homolog isoform X1, whose amino-acid sequence is MKTAAGALSPDSRPETRHQTRKNEEAAWGPRACRAEREDNKKCPPSILKRSRPEHHCPEAEPQRTSRHVRFREPPAVTVHYIADRNTTATVRGECVRPSRAGPGPVLRPGQARGNGTGGPAGPAPQPCPAPAARGPHLLARPPAALMGRTGRASRRAQALRGL
- the C6H14orf180 gene encoding nutritionally-regulated adipose and cardiac enriched protein homolog isoform X2, which encodes MKTAAGALSPDSRPETRHQTRKNEEAAWGPRACRAEREDNKKCPPSILKRSRPEHHCPEAEPQRTSRHVRFREPPAVTVHYIADRNTTATVRVPGRPRPHSGSLLLRLCVCVLLVLALGLYCGRAKPVATALEDLRARLLSLVLHLQHAALTCWHGLLRL